A portion of the Pseudomonas sp. GR 6-02 genome contains these proteins:
- a CDS encoding LysR family transcriptional regulator: MFDWNDLRFFLELQRSGRLLTAARRLNTTHATVARHIEAIEKSLGTALFVQHAQGYELTPAGEALLKHAEAMENVALLAQEEITQSTAPLGKIRVGVTEGLGIMFLASRMNGLFERYPGLEVELVAVPRFVSILNREAEISIHLERPAADMLVTRKLTDYRLALYASQAYLDRSPPLRSREDLGRHAWIGYVDDLLFSQELMFLNSFCRNPQVVFHSTSVIAQQQAARSGLGIAVLPCYMASADPELVPLLPDESIQRSYWISTRRELHKSVRLRVLWDYVVELCEREQALLRGSIPL, translated from the coding sequence ATGTTCGACTGGAATGACCTGCGGTTTTTTCTTGAATTGCAGCGCAGCGGCCGCTTGCTGACCGCCGCCCGCCGCTTGAACACCACCCACGCCACCGTGGCCCGGCACATCGAGGCCATCGAAAAAAGCCTCGGCACCGCGCTGTTCGTCCAGCATGCCCAAGGCTACGAATTGACCCCGGCTGGCGAAGCGCTGCTCAAGCATGCCGAGGCCATGGAAAACGTCGCGTTGCTGGCCCAGGAAGAAATCACCCAATCCACCGCGCCGCTGGGCAAGATCCGCGTCGGGGTGACGGAGGGGCTGGGCATCATGTTCCTCGCCAGCCGCATGAACGGGTTGTTCGAACGCTATCCGGGGTTGGAAGTGGAACTGGTGGCGGTGCCGCGCTTCGTCAGCATCCTCAACCGTGAAGCGGAGATCAGCATTCACCTCGAACGCCCGGCCGCCGACATGCTGGTCACCCGCAAACTCACCGACTATCGACTGGCGCTCTACGCCAGCCAGGCCTATCTGGACCGCTCGCCACCGCTGCGCAGCCGCGAAGACCTCGGCCGCCACGCGTGGATCGGCTACGTCGATGATTTGCTGTTCAGCCAGGAACTGATGTTCCTCAACAGCTTCTGCCGTAACCCCCAGGTGGTGTTTCACAGCACCAGCGTCATCGCCCAACAACAGGCCGCGCGCTCGGGCCTGGGGATCGCCGTGCTGCCGTGCTACATGGCCAGCGCCGATCCTGAACTGGTGCCGTTGCTGCCGGACGAAAGCATCCAGCGCAGTTATTGGATCAGTACGCGGCGCGAGCTGCACAAGTCGGTGCGGCTGCGGGTGTTGTGGGATTACGTGGTGGAGTTGTGTGAGCGTGAGCAGGCTCTGCTGCGAGGCTCCATTCCTTTGTAG
- a CDS encoding sensor histidine kinase — MTSIRRRTLTLIIGLMLTGLAILSVFNLHDSNHEIAEVYDAQLAQNARLLQGVMRMPLASHEHAELYQAFNKALSEAVPGVDGHPYEGKIAFQVWNSKGEVLVHTASAPSFTVPPTTHGFSDVVDLSSRHWRGFVLEDKENDLRIWVGERDDVRADLVDRIVRHTLWPNVLGSLMLAAMVWLAIGWGLKPLADMAATLRARHSGSLEPLQLTPLPSELEPMQAALNRMLAQIQEVLGRERRFIADAAHELRTPLAVLRVHAQNLLEAGTEQERRESLAFLIAGVDRASRLVNQLLTMARLEPKAVTPVLHSIDLSETVRASLAQLTPWLLSRNLELAFDAEDRPFKVLADAGTIDIALNNLVTNAANFSPEHGVITVQLSQDDGFYNLSVQDQGPGIDEADRARLFERFYSRGNTGGAGLGLAIVNTIATQLGGRITLVNPPEGGLRATLSIPVDQHH; from the coding sequence ATGACTTCGATCCGGCGTCGCACCCTGACGCTGATCATCGGCCTGATGCTGACGGGGTTGGCAATCCTCAGCGTGTTCAACCTGCACGACAGCAATCACGAAATCGCCGAAGTCTACGACGCCCAACTGGCGCAGAATGCCCGGCTGCTGCAGGGTGTGATGCGCATGCCGCTGGCCAGCCATGAACACGCCGAACTGTATCAAGCGTTCAACAAGGCCTTGAGTGAAGCGGTGCCGGGCGTTGATGGTCACCCCTATGAAGGCAAAATTGCCTTTCAGGTGTGGAATAGCAAAGGCGAAGTGCTGGTGCACACCGCCAGCGCCCCCTCCTTCACCGTGCCGCCGACGACACATGGTTTCAGCGATGTGGTGGATTTGAGCAGCCGTCATTGGCGGGGGTTCGTGCTCGAAGACAAAGAGAATGACCTGCGCATCTGGGTCGGTGAACGGGACGACGTGCGTGCAGACCTGGTCGACCGGATCGTGCGTCACACCCTGTGGCCCAATGTGCTGGGCAGCCTGATGCTGGCGGCCATGGTCTGGCTGGCCATTGGCTGGGGGCTCAAACCCCTGGCCGATATGGCGGCAACGTTGCGGGCACGGCACAGCGGTTCTCTGGAGCCGTTGCAACTGACCCCGTTGCCCAGCGAACTGGAACCGATGCAAGCGGCGCTCAATCGGATGCTCGCGCAAATTCAAGAGGTGCTTGGCCGTGAGCGGCGCTTCATCGCCGACGCCGCCCACGAATTACGTACGCCACTGGCCGTGTTGCGGGTGCATGCGCAAAACCTGCTGGAAGCCGGCACGGAACAGGAGCGTCGTGAGTCCCTGGCGTTTCTGATTGCCGGGGTCGACCGCGCCAGCCGTCTGGTCAATCAATTGCTGACCATGGCCCGTCTCGAACCCAAGGCTGTGACGCCGGTGCTGCACAGCATCGACCTGAGTGAAACCGTGCGCGCCAGCCTGGCCCAGCTCACACCCTGGTTACTGAGCAGGAACCTGGAACTGGCTTTCGACGCGGAGGACCGACCTTTCAAAGTCCTCGCCGACGCCGGCACCATCGACATCGCCCTGAACAACCTGGTCACCAACGCGGCGAATTTTTCGCCGGAGCATGGCGTCATCACCGTGCAATTGAGCCAGGACGACGGGTTCTACAATTTGAGCGTCCAGGACCAGGGACCGGGCATCGACGAAGCGGATCGCGCACGATTGTTCGAACGCTTTTACAGCCGTGGAAACACCGGCGGCGCGGGCCTGGGGCTGGCCATCGTCAACACCATCGCGACCCAGCTGGGTGGGCGGATTACCCTGGTCAATCCGCCCGAAGGCGGGTTGCGGGCGACGCTGTCGATTCCTGTTGACCAGCACCATTGA
- a CDS encoding tetratricopeptide repeat protein: MKKILACLLLAVLSQSVWALDAADQQRLNAIQQSWAHIQYELPAEQRSAAFEKLAAQASAFTRERQSLAEAWIWSGIVTSSWAGAQGGLGALSKAKAAKVDLEKALAIDPKALQGSAYTSLAALYDRVPGWPIGFGDADKAEKLLKQALDLNPTGIDSLYFWGDHLYRQKRYGEARDALQKALHAAPRPGRESADAGRRKEIEALLGDVNKKLD; the protein is encoded by the coding sequence ATGAAGAAAATTCTCGCCTGCTTGTTGCTCGCCGTGCTGAGCCAAAGCGTCTGGGCGCTGGACGCCGCCGATCAGCAGCGCCTCAATGCCATCCAACAGAGCTGGGCACACATCCAGTACGAATTGCCCGCCGAACAGCGCAGCGCCGCCTTCGAAAAACTCGCAGCCCAGGCCTCGGCGTTCACCCGGGAACGCCAGTCCCTGGCCGAAGCGTGGATCTGGTCCGGCATCGTCACCAGCAGTTGGGCCGGCGCCCAGGGTGGCCTCGGTGCCCTGAGCAAGGCCAAGGCAGCCAAAGTCGATCTGGAAAAAGCCCTGGCCATCGATCCCAAGGCCCTGCAAGGCTCGGCCTACACCAGCCTCGCGGCGCTGTATGATCGGGTGCCCGGCTGGCCTATCGGTTTCGGCGACGCCGACAAGGCCGAAAAACTGTTGAAGCAGGCCTTGGACCTGAACCCGACCGGCATCGACAGCCTGTACTTCTGGGGTGATCACCTTTACCGTCAAAAGCGCTATGGTGAAGCTCGGGATGCCCTGCAAAAAGCCCTGCACGCCGCGCCCCGTCCTGGCCGGGAAAGCGCCGACGCCGGGCGTCGCAAAGAGATCGAAGCATTACTGGGTGACGTGAACAAGAAACTCGACTGA
- a CDS encoding SDR family oxidoreductase: MRPSEARVVLTGASGGIGLAIAGTLCASGAHVLAVARHRESLEPLLERYPEQLRWVGADLTLPDDRRKVLAAAEAIGGINLLINAAGVNHFAMLEQLDDSEINAMLAVNVGAPISLTRLLLPLLRQAESAMVVNVGSTYGSIGYPGYASYCATKFALRGFSEALRRELADTRINVLYVAPRATHTSMNSAAAQALNDALKANVDDPQTVASAVIHAIAGDRRDLYLGWPERFFVRLNSLLPHLVDRGLRKQLPLIRRLSQKPDKESLKP, encoded by the coding sequence ATGCGCCCGTCTGAGGCACGCGTGGTATTGACCGGCGCCAGTGGCGGCATCGGCCTGGCCATCGCCGGCACCCTGTGTGCCAGTGGTGCACACGTATTGGCCGTGGCCCGGCATCGAGAGTCGCTGGAGCCCTTGCTCGAGCGCTACCCGGAGCAGTTGCGCTGGGTCGGGGCGGACCTGACCCTGCCCGACGACCGGCGCAAAGTGCTGGCGGCGGCCGAGGCCATCGGCGGCATCAACCTGCTGATCAATGCCGCGGGCGTCAATCACTTCGCCATGCTCGAACAGCTCGATGACAGCGAGATCAACGCCATGCTCGCGGTGAACGTCGGCGCGCCGATCAGCCTGACCAGGCTGTTGCTGCCGCTGCTCAGGCAGGCCGAGAGTGCCATGGTGGTGAACGTCGGTTCGACCTACGGCTCCATCGGCTACCCCGGTTACGCCAGCTATTGCGCCACCAAGTTTGCCCTGCGCGGTTTCTCCGAAGCCCTGCGCCGGGAACTGGCCGATACCCGGATCAACGTGCTCTATGTCGCTCCCCGGGCAACCCATACCAGCATGAACAGCGCGGCGGCCCAAGCGCTGAACGATGCGCTCAAAGCCAATGTCGACGACCCGCAGACCGTTGCCTCGGCGGTCATCCACGCCATTGCCGGCGACCGTCGCGACTTGTACCTGGGCTGGCCGGAACGCTTTTTCGTGCGCCTGAACAGTCTGTTGCCGCATCTGGTGGACCGTGGCTTGCGCAAGCAATTGCCGCTGATCCGTCGCCTGAGTCAGAAGCCCGATAAGGAGAGCCTCAAACCATGA
- a CDS encoding response regulator, with the protein MRLLLIEDDVALGEGIHQALGREGYTVDWLQDGSNALHSLLSETFDVAVLDLGLPRMDGLEVLRRLRDSGSNLPVLILTSRDATEDRIAGLDAGADDYLVKPFDLAELKARLRALLRRSAGRAQVLIEHAGICLNPGTQQVSYQGEPVALTPKEYQLLHELLSPPGRVMTRDHLMQLLYGWNEEAESNTLEVHIHHLRKKFSTDLIRTIRGVGYLVEERR; encoded by the coding sequence GTGCGCTTATTACTGATCGAGGATGACGTAGCCCTTGGCGAGGGCATTCATCAGGCCCTGGGCCGTGAGGGTTACACCGTCGACTGGCTGCAGGACGGCAGCAACGCCTTGCATTCACTGCTCAGCGAAACCTTCGATGTGGCCGTGCTCGACCTCGGCCTGCCGCGCATGGACGGTCTGGAAGTGTTGCGCCGCTTGCGTGACAGCGGCTCGAACCTGCCGGTGCTGATCCTCACCTCACGGGATGCCACTGAAGACCGCATCGCCGGGCTGGATGCCGGCGCCGACGATTACCTGGTTAAACCCTTCGATCTGGCCGAACTCAAGGCTCGCCTGCGAGCTTTGTTGCGCCGCAGTGCCGGTCGCGCGCAAGTGCTGATCGAACACGCTGGCATCTGCCTGAACCCCGGCACCCAGCAAGTCAGCTATCAGGGCGAACCGGTGGCGCTGACGCCCAAGGAATATCAACTGCTCCATGAATTGCTCTCGCCTCCGGGCCGGGTCATGACCCGCGATCACCTGATGCAACTGCTTTACGGCTGGAACGAAGAAGCCGAAAGCAACACCCTGGAAGTGCACATCCATCACTTGCGCAAGAAGTTCTCCACCGACCTGATCCGCACCATTCGTGGGGTGGGTTATCTGGTGGAGGAGCGTCGATGA